CCGGGTGCCGCTGTCCGGCCGCACCGGTCGGTGGAACTGGATGAGGCCGAGGCACTGCGGCTGCTGGGCAGTGTGGGGCTGGGCCGGGCCGTGTTCACCCGGCACGCGCTGCCGGCTGTCCGTCCGGTCAACCACATCGTCGCCGGTGGCGACGTCATCGTGCGGACCCATCAGGGATCAGCACTGGCCGCGTATGTCCGGGGCACCAGCGCCGACACCGTGCTCGCGTACGAAGCCGACGTCATCGACTCCGTCAGCCATCTCGGCTGGAGCGTCGTCGTCACCGGCTATGCCCGCCTCGTCACGGACCCGGCCGAACTGGACGGGTTCCGTGGCCGTCTGAGGCAATGGGCGGACCAGGTCATGGACCTCGCCGTGCGCATCCACCCCGAGATGGTCACCGGCCTGCGTCTGACCCTCTGAGAGGACCGCTTGTCCTTTCCCGTCAGCGGGGAGAGCACGGACGGTCTCGGCCTGATCGGTGTCGACGCGTTCTGATGCCACCGAAGTGGCCGGGTCGCCAGGGCTACCCGGCCCTGAAAATGAGGGCTGGGTGGTGCTGTCGGCCGGGCCGTCCGGCTTCTGTGTGCCGGAGCTGCAGAGCGGGAGTATGTCGTGGACGGGGGTGTGCGGCGAAGTCACCAGGCGGCCCCCGTGCACCTTGGAGCGGGGAGGCCGCCAGTGCTTAGCCCGGGGCGGTCCGGACAGAGTCGGCGCTGTTGGGGCCGCGGCGGCCATGGCGGGAGTTCGGCCGCCGGGTGCACGCACATATGCGGGCACCCCCCTCACCTCGCGACAGCCCGCGTCGACTCACCTGCCTGGGGCTGGGGCGCGGCAGGTTCCGGCCTCCTCGATCCGGCACTCGCCACTCCACGACGGACGCCCTGCACCACTGGCGCAACGGGCTGCCGGACGGTAGCGGCCGGTTCGCGTACTGCCGCCGCCACCGGGACGGGTATACGCTCACCGACAGGGCCTTTGAGCGTTCCATCGGCTGGAGTCGATGGGGAGTCGCCGGCCCCGTATCCTTCGGCCCCCAGTCCCCGGGCCACAGTGACCATCCGACCACTGTGAGCGGGCTGGAGCCGCATCGCCGACAACGCAGCTCCAGCCCATCGTCCTTCCCAACCCTGTTCGAGACCGGGGTGTACTCGCGTACCCCCGGGTGGGGTGGTGGGGACGGGTCAGTGAGAGACGGCAAGGGGAGGGGAACTCGGTGCCGTCCTCACACGTACAGCCGCCGCCCGTGCTCGGCTGCGCGCGGCGGCGGCTGTGGACCATTGCACCAGCGATGTCCCGGGCCGGAGCACGTCTTAACGGACTGTTGACGGCCGAGAACAACGACACCGGCCCCACCGGCGACCGCGCCCTGCGCCAGTTAGTGCCGTCGAGCTGCACGACCTGTTCCGCGCCAACGCCAGATACCCGCCCCTTCGCATCCTCAATCTCGACGACGATCAACGAGACCCGCGTCCGGGAAGACGACGCCGACGAGAGGCCACTCTCCGTCGACCGGCGCCCTCTGCGCCAGCTCCCTTCGAGGCCCTGTCCAGCCATGTGCCTTCGGCAAGAGACTCGTCTGCGCGCCGGTGCCGAACGCTCCCACCAAAACCCGCTGCCCATCGCTTGACGGACAGCGCCCACTCGACGAACCAATCGGCCGGACGGGAATGTCCCGCACGCTGGTTCGTCAGTACGCGCGCGCCCTGCTACTCCCATCCGTCAAGTGACACCTGCGGACCGCCATTGAGATAGCTGTGGAGGGCGCTGGCAGTGGTGTCCACAAATGCCTCGGGGACGGCACCGGCATCCATCCAACGAACCTGCGCGTGCTTATGAGGTTCGCGATTTTCGGGCTCGCCGGTCCATTCATGGGCGGCGAATACGACGGTGAGGAAGCCGTTGGGAGCTTCGACGCCCCAGGCGCCGTGGATGACATGGGCGACCTTGAGGGACTCGGGCTTCACCGTCAGGCCGGTCTCCTCGTACAGCTCGCGCACCGCAGTCTCGGTGACAGGCTCGCCAAGCTCACTCTTACCGACGGGAAGATCCCACATTCCCTGGGCGAACTTGGCGTTCTCGCTGCGCTGAAGGAGGACGACGCGGTTGGTGGCCTTGTCGTGGACGATGACGGCGGCGACCAGCAGGGTCATGGATTCGAGGGCGGGCGGTAGGGCTTTGGGCTGGTCGTCGGTTGTCCGCTGAGCCACGGCTGGTGTCCCTTCGTCGGCCGGTTCGTGGGCAGCTTAGGCCAGTGCTTCGCTTGCTCGGCGGGCGAGTTCGGCGGCTCCCGGCACTTTGCGGCGCTGGTAAATGGAGAGGGTGGAGCGGAGCGAGGTGATGGCCTTGCGGGTGCGGTCGGAGGCCATGCCTTCCATGAGTGCCAGGGCCCGCGCCCAGGCGGCGACGGCTTCGTCGGCGCGGGCCTGGGCGGCGAGGCTGTCGCCGAGGTCTGCGTAGGTGAGGGCGTGGACGCGCCTGTACTTCTTGGGGTCCCAGCGGATCAAGGCGTCTCGGTGCTGCTGCTCGGTACCGATGTGGTCGGCGAGGTCGGTCAGGGTACGGGCGGTGTGGCTGGCCACGGTGCCTGCGGCGGGGCCGCTGACGCGGGAGTAGCTGGGCTGAGGAACATCGTCACGCAACAGGGCGTCCTCGGCGGCGAGCAGGGCACGGGCCGCTGCGGGCCGCTCACCAACAGCGGCGAAGGCACGGGCATGGGTGATGTGGAGGAGCGCCTCGGTCTGACCGTCGACATGGTCCAGGCCGCGGATGAGGGCGCCTTCGACGAGGTCGACGCAGTGGTGGGGCTGTTTGAGGCTGAGGGCCTGGTGGGCGAGGGCGCGCATCATCCAGGCGGCGTGGCCGTGCGGGTCGGCTTCCCAGGCGAGCTGGTAGCCGACCTGGTAGTAGCGCTGGGCTGCGCCTTCCTGGCCGAGGTCGTGGTGCTTCCACCCTGCCAGGTAGGCGAGTTCGGCCACCGCGCCGAATGCTGCTCGTCGTAGGGCTTCACTCGGGAAGCGGCCCCGGAGCATAGGCGCGGCGGTGTCGGCGAGGTACGCGGTGACCGTGGTCAGGCCGTGGCCGCCGCCGAGGCGTTCGTCGGCCGCGCTGAAGGCAGCGGTGATCTGCCGTACGACGTCCACGTCCTCCGCTCCGACCACGGACGTACCGGTACGCGCACGGAGCATGCGCGTGGTGGCCTCGTGGTCGTGCGCGAGCGGCATGGCGACACCGGCGGTGGTGAAGGCCGCCACCGCGAGGAAGCGGCGGCGCTCAACATCGGCCCGGCCGAGGTCAGTTACGGCCACGACGGGATCTCCTTCGGCCGGCTCCTCGCCATCAGGTGCGCGTAGGCCGATCTCAGTCTGGGTGACGATTCGGCCCGTTCGGCGTGACAGGGCTTCGGCGAGGTACTGGCCGGTTCGGCCGGTGGGCCAGCGGATGCCGTTCACCCAGTGGGAGACGGCCGACTTGTTCGTCTGGAGGATCTCGCCGTTCTCGGCTGCGATGCGCCGGACGTCTCTCGCCAGAGCTTCGTAAGTGCAGCCGGTCGCGGAAATGGTTTCGCGCAGGCGGGAGTTGGGTTCTCTCGGCGCTGCCACGCTCGCCTCCCGTCCGGGGTTGTAAACCGCGTATACCGCTTCAACTGCTCCTCACCGTACCCACTGTGCGTGACGGAGTGTTCACTAGTCATCAGCCGCCCGGCCCCGGTCCGACACCGTGACCAGGCTCCCCCTTCGGCCGGGCGGCCCCCGAAGTTCCGTACGCCTACACCGGGTTCGGGCATTCCTGTGCCCGGATCCGGCCGATCAGAGACGGAGACACGGTGACCACCATCGACACCGCGGCCATCACGGTCGTACTGCCCGAGGCGTTCGACGAGCGCTGGAGCCGCCTGCCCGGTATCCAGGTCGACGGCCGACGCATCATCATCGACCCGGCCGAGTACTTCTTCCGCTTCGAGTCCAGCACGTGGCTCGTCGCCGACTGGGAGCTGGTCAGGTCCCAGCTCCTGAACGTGGAGGAGACGACCGAGAGCGCGGTCGAGCAGCTCGCGCTGGAGTTCATCAAGGCCCACGCCCAGTCGAACTCGGACGCCGCCCGGGTGCTCGCCACCGCCTACGAGGTGTACGCGTACCTCTTCCGCGACGAGCACCTCGCCGACCTCGGCCTGCCGCAGTTCACCGCCGACCACCTGCGGATGCTGCGCGAGGCGGCCACGCTGATGGCGCTGAACAAGGTCGAGTTGGACGGACACATCTCCAACGTCGGCCCGTGCTGGTTCTTCCCCGCCGCCACCTCCGTGGTCTTCGACCTGGACGACGAGACGGGCGGCATGCTCGACGAGGTCTACCACGGCGGCTGGTTCAACGAGCACCGCCGCATCGAGGCCATCAAGGCCCACGCCGCCCTCGGCGGACGGCTCGTGCACGGCTGCCAGTCCGTGCCGGACCAGAGCGGTGGCGTCGTGGCGCCCTACGGTGCCTCGATGACCGCCTTCCGCGACGACCTCGCCGCCTTCAAGGCCAGCTGGATCGAGCAGGTCTACGCCCACCGCGTGGCCCCGGCCGCGTAGCACCACCGCCCTGGCTCCGGGGCGGGCCGGCACCTCTCGCCCGCCCCGGACGCCACCAACCCCCTGGAGTCCCCACGTGACCGCGAACCCCAGCACCGAACTCCTCGACAACCTGCTCACCCTGGCCAGCCGGACCAGCGCCGTTCGCGAGGAGGTGCGCGTGTGGTCCATGTCCGGCGTCGAGCGTCTGACCTTCCCCGACGGCGCCACCGCCATCTTCAAGTACGCCAAGAGGCCGTTCGACGGCGAGGACCAGGCCCTCCGGCTGGCCCACACCCTCGGTGTCCCGGTGCCCGCCGTTCGCGCCTCCGCAGTGCTGGACGGCTGGCTCGGGATGCTGCTGGAAGACCTCGGCGCTCCGATTCGCGAGGCCGACGACCTCGACGGCGCAGCCGCGGCCGTCGTCCTGCACGGCACCCGCACCGCCTCCGCCCTGCCCGTCCTGGATCAGGAACGGCTGCGCACCCTGCCGAGCCGAGCCTTGGAGCACCTCGGCCGACTCCGCAAGGCCGACCGGTGGCAGGACGCGGCCGACGTCGAAGACGCGCTCGACCAGATCGCCCAGGCAGCTGAAGCGCGCTCGGCCGGTGCCACCGTGGCTCCTTTCGGCTGGGTGCACTCCGAGTTCCACCCCACCAGCCTCCACATCGGTCGGCACGGCTGGCGACTGCTGGACTTCGCCCGCGCCTTCACCGGCCCCGGCCTGCTCGACCTCGCCAGCTGGCACGGCACCCTCGACGCCCCCGACCCCGTACGCCTGCGCGTTTTCCTGGACACCTACGTCACCGAAGGCGGCACCCCCGATGCCCTCGCCGAACGCGGCGGACTGCCCGCCGAGAAGTGGGCACTGGGCTGGCACCGCATGTGGGCCGTCGAGTGGTTCATGGAGCAGTCCATCCGCTGGATCAACGACCCAGCCACCGACCCCGCCTACATCAAGGCCGTACGCCGCCACCTCACCGACGTCCTCCACCTCCTGGAGGTCTAGGTGCTCGCCGCCCAGGCGTCCCCCTGGTACGTCCACGCGTTGCAACGCACCACGGCTGCTCCCGCCGAGCCGCTGGCCGTGCCCGCCCGGATGGAATGGACAACCCGGCCCGGCAGCGGGCCCGGCGCCGAAATCCTCGGCCCGGACCTGCGCCACAAGCGACTGCTCGAACTCGGCTGCGGCTCCGGCCACAACGCCGCCCACCTCGCCACACGCTACGGCGCCCACGTCACCGGCGTCGACCTCGTCGGCCTCCAGGTCCGCCGAGCCCGCTCCCACTACGGCCGACTGAACAACCTCACCTTCGTCGCAGGCCACGCCCTGCACTACCTGCAAGCCACAGACGAGCAGTTCGACGCCATCTACTCAGTCTTCGGCGCCATCGGTCTCGTCGCCCCGGAGCTGCTGCTCCCGGCCATCGCCCAGCACCTCAAACCCGGGCGCACTCTCGTCTTCTCGGTCCCCCACCCCCAGCGCGGCGGCCTACGGCCCGCCACCGACGACCGGCCCCGCCGCGACTTCGTCACCCTCCCCGACCGCAGCCGACTACCCATCGCCCGCTGGGACTTCGACACCAACCGCTGGGAGAAACACCTCGACCGCGCCGGGCTCTGGCTCACCTCGGCCGAGGAGTTCCACGACGCGCGCCACGGTGGCCGCTGGCCGACCACTCTCCTCATCACCGCGCGCAAGCTCTGACCCCCCACCCCGGCTCCCCTGGGAGAAACCGATGCGCCCGCCCTACCTGCTCCTCGACGTCGACGGCGTCCTCATACCCTTCCCGGACGCTGACGGTGCCAGTCCGGCAAGCCACAACCGGCACGATGTCGTGCCTGCTGACCGGAGCGCTGACAACCCGGTCACCATCTGGCTCAACCCCGCGCATGGCCCCTTGCTCATGCAGGTGATCCGGACTGGCCTGGTCACCCCCGTCTGGTGCACCAGCTGGCGCCACGACGCCACCACTCTGATCGGACCGCTCCTCGGCCTCCCGACCCTGCCGTACGTCGACCTACCACGCCCTCAGATCACCACCAGCCACCCCAACGGGTACCTGTGGAAACGCGACCACGTCCACAC
The DNA window shown above is from Streptomyces sp. NBC_01451 and carries:
- a CDS encoding class I SAM-dependent methyltransferase, encoding MLAAQASPWYVHALQRTTAAPAEPLAVPARMEWTTRPGSGPGAEILGPDLRHKRLLELGCGSGHNAAHLATRYGAHVTGVDLVGLQVRRARSHYGRLNNLTFVAGHALHYLQATDEQFDAIYSVFGAIGLVAPELLLPAIAQHLKPGRTLVFSVPHPQRGGLRPATDDRPRRDFVTLPDRSRLPIARWDFDTNRWEKHLDRAGLWLTSAEEFHDARHGGRWPTTLLITARKL
- a CDS encoding NUDIX domain-containing protein — protein: MAQRTTDDQPKALPPALESMTLLVAAVIVHDKATNRVVLLQRSENAKFAQGMWDLPVGKSELGEPVTETAVRELYEETGLTVKPESLKVAHVIHGAWGVEAPNGFLTVVFAAHEWTGEPENREPHKHAQVRWMDAGAVPEAFVDTTASALHSYLNGGPQVSLDGWE
- a CDS encoding HAD domain-containing protein, with translation MRPPYLLLDVDGVLIPFPDADGASPASHNRHDVVPADRSADNPVTIWLNPAHGPLLMQVIRTGLVTPVWCTSWRHDATTLIGPLLGLPTLPYVDLPRPQITTSHPNGYLWKRDHVHTWLGDAPVIWIDDDFTNPDHEWAVERTARGRATTLVQPDPHVGLLAEHLVEVLAWAALLPGARADASAVPREAEAA
- a CDS encoding tetratricopeptide repeat protein, producing MAAPREPNSRLRETISATGCTYEALARDVRRIAAENGEILQTNKSAVSHWVNGIRWPTGRTGQYLAEALSRRTGRIVTQTEIGLRAPDGEEPAEGDPVVAVTDLGRADVERRRFLAVAAFTTAGVAMPLAHDHEATTRMLRARTGTSVVGAEDVDVVRQITAAFSAADERLGGGHGLTTVTAYLADTAAPMLRGRFPSEALRRAAFGAVAELAYLAGWKHHDLGQEGAAQRYYQVGYQLAWEADPHGHAAWMMRALAHQALSLKQPHHCVDLVEGALIRGLDHVDGQTEALLHITHARAFAAVGERPAAARALLAAEDALLRDDVPQPSYSRVSGPAAGTVASHTARTLTDLADHIGTEQQHRDALIRWDPKKYRRVHALTYADLGDSLAAQARADEAVAAWARALALMEGMASDRTRKAITSLRSTLSIYQRRKVPGAAELARRASEALA
- a CDS encoding pyridoxamine 5'-phosphate oxidase family protein; the encoded protein is MSDESVGHLLRARQRDPGAAVRPHRSVELDEAEALRLLGSVGLGRAVFTRHALPAVRPVNHIVAGGDVIVRTHQGSALAAYVRGTSADTVLAYEADVIDSVSHLGWSVVVTGYARLVTDPAELDGFRGRLRQWADQVMDLAVRIHPEMVTGLRLTL
- a CDS encoding aminoglycoside phosphotransferase family protein, which translates into the protein MTANPSTELLDNLLTLASRTSAVREEVRVWSMSGVERLTFPDGATAIFKYAKRPFDGEDQALRLAHTLGVPVPAVRASAVLDGWLGMLLEDLGAPIREADDLDGAAAAVVLHGTRTASALPVLDQERLRTLPSRALEHLGRLRKADRWQDAADVEDALDQIAQAAEARSAGATVAPFGWVHSEFHPTSLHIGRHGWRLLDFARAFTGPGLLDLASWHGTLDAPDPVRLRVFLDTYVTEGGTPDALAERGGLPAEKWALGWHRMWAVEWFMEQSIRWINDPATDPAYIKAVRRHLTDVLHLLEV